The Lepeophtheirus salmonis chromosome 13, UVic_Lsal_1.4, whole genome shotgun sequence genome segment AGTAAGTGGACACTTTTAtcatatatgtaggtacatattcTATGTAAATAATTGCTTTGATGATTAATCAGTTATAATTCCTTGCAAATATTTGTTGTTTGTCTGAAATTACGTTGCAAACTAATGCACAtcatttatagttataaaagcagggttttttttgggttttttttttttcaaacaaatgaaTATCTCAAAATTTGGACATTTGTATAATGTTAGGATTTTATTAAAGAGGAGAGGGCTCCCTTGGTCTGGGAAAACAAAGTATCTGACGTTAGTCAAATTTTACAGAAGAGCCAAAAACGTTTTTGGAGTTTGCCACctacatatattcaataaaagttgttttcaaACAATAATTTTGAGTTACGTCCAATGGCTTAACTTGTATTTGaaagttatacaaaaataactaacGTTGTAGCATTATCAATTCCTTCAGAAGACTCAAAAATAGCTCTTTGATTTCTAGATGAATCAGAGTGTGACccatatcattatttaaactttaaaagactggatattaatttttgttagatgTATTTCacgtataaagtaataacttaaTCCCacgatgaaaatttattaaatttcatgccacataatattctttattttgattgaattagTTGGTTCTGACACCAGCTTTTTTGGCCACCCAAATGttctaaaatatacaatctgagtgatttttattttttttttaaacttagcTTATTGAAAAAGGCAATAAGTAGAGTCTGTGTGTCATATCTTAGATACTCTATATTGCCAGACTTTTATTTAACCATTATATGAGATGCATTATTTTACTAGaccataaaaatgtatatacaattatctattttttgcaaaatatttttgaaaattatagaacattgcaataatatctaatttatgACCAAAACTGagccaatacatttttttgccaGACATGGGCAGATGagttcttcattttattaaatactagcAGGCATTGCCCTAAGTAATTAGACATTAGCTATTAAACACATTTCAGGGaggtccgcaggattatatgtatatatttatttttttgaaaattttttcaaaaatccatagctaaacactaaaaattatattttttgaaaaaaaaatttcaaaattgaatttcaaatttttcgaaaaaatttcaaaatccatagttattcaaagaaaaataatttttttataaaaaaacattgaaaaaaacaattttttggcaaaatatttcaaaaatctaaaactattacaataatacaaattttttgactcttttttttcagaaatccacagttgtttataaaaaactaaatttaaaaaaaaaaaatttcaaacattatttttttttttttataatttcaataattatataattttgtggaaaaactataaaacttggaaaaaatttcaaaaatccaaagctatgtacaaataattcaatttttaggaatttttttctctgttgtATAATTTGCCccaaatgatcttttttttttgggaaaaaaaaatcttaaaaaaaaaaaaaaaaaaaaaattcttacccCTATTATCTTGTAACATTTTTTCAActtgacacaaaaaaatatatagtaattagcgaaattccttaatttgaggaatacagccccttcagcccaccCCTTTGGATGCCGCTGAATTTCGcttgaataatatagaagataagtTGTCAATAAATCCTCACTGTTACTATCCgtctctccgtttttcatgagcagactctcacgtagctactcaatacttatatcaattaatatgttccctcctcaagaataataataagagtttaagAAAAAGGtttaatatgttgggatgactgtGTAGTACTTTACTCCCTAGAAGGTTCACtaatacaaacatacaaaaatcataacatTAACATACCAGcacttatatataattcaaatcttaacaaatGTAGACACTGAAAATGCTCAGGAATTTTGATATGTATAAGagaccaataataaaaacaagcaGAAAAAGTTGTCTTTGCATACATGGCCTTTGTACCCCatgcaatattttcataaatatgactccaatattaattcttatatcaataatataagaAGAATGATTGACTTCGCTATAGacagtactattttttttagattggtACAGTTTCTTTAAATCCGGTATTTAGAACTggatttaaatgttgaaaaatcaacatttgAAAGATATTTCCTTAGAATCATCAATTACTCACTATCTAAACATCCAAAACTAACAAATAAGATATGATGcctataaaattttgtatatttgtatataaaaaaacattccctCTGTGATCAAGCATTCTCTTTTCCTCGGATAAGTTCAATTACGGGTTGGAGTCATCCTCgagttttttaatcattaataaaatgtcccactttttgtcaaaagggaattattttttagtgaaaaaaaagaaaaacataaaagacCCCAGCATTTTTACCAATAAACCCAAcccaaaagtattttattattacaaactaTAAGTTAATTTCAGAATATTCAAAATCCctatattttcaagtaattttatttgaatttcctTCCTTTAGATTTGATACCTCCAGACTTTGCATTAAATGATCATATATCTAAGAAAGGTCTTGGAATAATAACTGCTGGTATTTTTTTGGCTGGAGAAATGGCTGGATCAGGAATCCTGGCACTCCCAGCTGCATTAAAAGGAACGGGtaagtaaaataaacaatttatgagtattataaaaaatttaatttaccttcttcatatttatatattaatgttattccaggggcgtccgtaggattatatatatatatatactatgggagagggaaaaaaatttaaatattaaatttcaaatatattattttttttcaatctcaagtatttaattttttttggaaaaaattaaaaaaatccacagttattcacaaaaattacatttttgtgatatacattagaaaaaataattttcaaatattaaatattttcgaagaaaatttcataattcacagctattcacaaaatattaaatttttcaaaaatcccaagctgttgataaaaaatttaacttttttcgaaaaataagtCAAACATCCATagtagctattcacagaaaattaaatttttttcgaaaaaattttgaaaaatgaaatattttgaaaaaaaaatagagaaattaaattaaatttcaactattaaatttttttgaaaattaaattcaaatattatatttcctagtaaaaagcaaatattacttctttttttttggggggtactACAGCCTTCTTGGCCACCCCTTGCCTACACCCCCATAtccataattaaaatttattaaagtaccATTATGTTTTGGTAATTTAACTGAAAATCCCCAACTTGCCTGCATAAATACCTAATGAAAATATAGGTATCTAATTGAAATATGTACGATTCAACTAATTAAcctaaagtataaaaaaatgttcttatttcTCATTCAATTAGCTGGGCCTATTGGTCTTCTATTGATCATTTTCTTTACCATCAATTCTGCATTCAGTGGAACAAGATTAGGTCTATGCTGGATCATGTGTGAAGAAAGATATCCTCATTTAAGGGCTCAAGTTCGAGATCCATATCCAACAATTGGGGAAAAAGCAGTGGGACCCTGGGGTCGGTGAGTTAAACCTTCcgttaaaaatgaaattattctagatgattgatattaaaaaattttaaagacacGTTTCGACCTTCATGATTACACTAACTCTCTATGGTGGGGGAGTAGTATTTCTTGTCCTAATATCTCAACTCTTGGCTTCTCTTATGGTTGAACtctttgatatacatatatctttgtGTTTATGGATGGTCATCATTACGTTCTTTTTAACTCCTATTACATGGATGGGAACACCAAAAGACTTTTGGTATGTACATCGCGCATGAATTGTTTACTCTTGTTGAATGATGAGAATGAATTTCCAATAGTTTATCCTTCCTATTACCTAGACAAACAATGaacaaatttctttataatttcttaattaaatttctacaaTCAAATTTATGTATGAGTAGTTAGTTTGCAAACAAACATTAACTTGTTGAATCAACAAAAGTTATAGGTTAAAACATGTagtaaaaagattaattaaataattgatttaaaattataccaTAGGCCCATTGCAGTGGGAGCTCTTCTTACTACAGCTGCTGCTACCTACATGATAATTGCCCAAGGAATAATAGATAGTGAAAACTTTACCACTGAAAGAGAATTCTCAAATCCCACTCCTCTTGGCTCTTTTAAAGCCTTCTCGTCCATCATGTTTGCTTTTGCTGGAGCATCCACCTTTCCAACAATTCAAGCTGACATGAAGAGAAGAGACAAATTCCACATTTCTGCCATCATGGCCTGCGCCATTCTCTTTATACTCTACTTTCCAATTGCGGGAATTGGATACTACTCCTATGGGAATGATGCAGAGGATAACATTGTACTATCCCTGAGTCCTGGGCCCATGAGATATACTATTGAAATCTTACTCCTTCTACATTTAATATCCGCTTTTCCCATCATCACCAATCCTCCATCACAGTTTTTTGAATGTCTTTTAAACATCGAACCGCGTATGTAGTCAgtcaatgataaaaaatcaaaaccaaACTAATAATTCCGTTTACTTTGTTATAGACTTTAATTGGAAGAGATGTGTTTTCCGTACTCTGGTAACGTTTTTTCTCCTATTCATCGCAGAGTCAATTCCCAGCTTTGGAAGTATTTTAGACTTCCTTGGAGCCACCTCCATAACGGCTCTCACATTTGTTTTCCCTCCCCTTTTCTACATGAAACTAATCGATTCAAGCACAAATGATAAAGATTGGATTCAAAggtaaaatttgtatataaagtattttacatATCCAAAGTCATTGCTTTCATCCATCATAATAGGAGGATTTCTATTTGGGAAAGGGGTTATTGTTGGTTCTTAATTATAATTGGAATAATAGGGGGAGCGTGTGCCACTTACACAGCCGTGTTAAACATTGTTTCCGATGACTTCAAGATGCCTTGTTATTTAGAATCCCTAAATGTAACTGCAGGAGACATAAGCCATTAAATGAAGCAGAACCGGACTCGATGTATGAATGTTTGATGttaatgtcaataaataaataataataatcataacaatCTCCAGGATCTGAAACTGACTAATGAattcttcataatttaaaaaccttttcatataatatgaaataactcATAAGAGGTATCCTATCAACAAAAGGATGAAGTAAAATAGATGTAATAAATGTTAACtgtgtttttatgttattgttactaaatcaaatttaagaatatttatatattagtatgttattctaaatatagtttgattactttgtcgtttttatgttattataactTTAACTAGTTAGCGAAATTAATGTCATTTAgtttgtgtaaataaataaaaaaaagttttttttaataatccaaatCAATGCACATACAGTTATGTGCATTTTTACTTAGATActcctttattataaaaaaaaatcaaaaaaacacgATAGGATAGaatgataataattagaaatgttgattgataattaatgatttacAATTTGTCTACTTTGATAAACAGAaaaacgtatatatattttattatagaagcaataatttaaaaaagacaaagcAAAGGTATTGGCTTTAATTAATAGCCAATTTAatctttcattataatttactaGTATGTTCAAACAATGTGTAGAAGGAATATTTTTCCACTCTTCATTACTAAATGACATGAGTTcttggatatttttgttttttctggcATGAACCCGTTTTTTATAACTCACCCCAAAGATTTTCAATAGGATTGAGGTCTGGATTGAACAAAAGCCCGTCCAAAACCTTAATCTTACTTCTTTGAAGCAACGAGAATGCAAAGTTGCTGGAATACTTGGGATCATTGTACAGCCGGAATAACATCTATCCACCAAGGCATAAACTTATTGTGGAGAGTCTTAAAATTTTCGCCTAAAATATTGGTATAAtcctcttttttcctttttccattcattttgatAAGCCTTCCAGTaactttggagaaaaaaaaacagccccAAAGAATGATTGATCCACTATCATACTTTACTGTAGGTATCGTGTTACGAGAAGGGAAAGCATCTCCGGATTTCCTCCAAACAAACAAGTTAGAGCTGTGACCTAAAAGCTcgatttttgtttcatctgaCCATATTATTACTTATCAGAAGGTCATACAGAAGGTATCCTTTTCCAAGTTTTCTTTGGCAAACTTTAATCTTGATCTAATGTGTCGAGGTTTGAGTTATGGTGTCTTTTTTGGACGTATCCCATGATAACCTTCTTTGTGAAGCATTCTAGATATTGTTCTTCAATCCCATTCTTCTGTAAATCATCAGAAATCCCCTTGGTATTCGTTCTGGGGTTAATTTAGACTTCCCTGCCCATTTTTCTTTGCAACAAGAGGACATAGTTTTGATGACCAACTGATTCTTTTACGATCACAAACttctccatatttatttattatattgcaaACAGTTGATTTAGGACCATCCAATTTCTTGGACATCGATTTGGGTTCACTGCCTTGctaataaaaatggaacaatCTTCTCTCTGATTTGAACACAATGTTATTTAGCCATACTAGATAATACTGAGGTAGTTCCCCACATCTAAAAAGATTCTCAAGGGAGGATTTAAAGTACTCATATTAAAGAAGCTCTCGACTCTCCTGATATTCTCGTTGAGCAAAAGCATATTAAAAGGGATATTCTAGACTCAgatgaaaaaagtagaaaacaaatatcaagaatAGACCATGAAAATAGCTGAAACTTTTGTGGGTGCAATACTTAGGCAAATACTAGTATCTAAATAAACTAATAAGTATTGAAGAAAAGCtatctaaaaaaacattctttagtatttttgaataaggatTTATAGTGAGCAgtcattattctaaaaaaaaaaacaggtttctccctcaattcagtcaaattatattaactCACTGAATGCTcaaattatacacaaaatagAATTCCCTTAATGAAACATCCTTTCAGATTAAAGGAagcagttattattataaataactcaGAGTGAAACCTTGTTAGATTAACTCAGATAATTAACGAATGGACTGTTGTCAGATAATATTTGCGACTagcatttattaaaagtttgtttGCTCCATCACGCCTAAATGTGTTTCCACTATTTATCCTACTTTCACTAGACTCTTAAGTGACAAAATGTTATGGCACTTCAAAAGAAAGACAAATTCTCTTGCTCTGTCAAAGAATAGAAAGTCCTCTATTTCGTCACtaccaagatacttagagacacCTCCCGCATATTGTTGATCAAACACTGTGGATTTTGCATAAAGTGGTGTAAGGGGAATTATACCGACTCCCCGTATAGTGCGGTAGATTTCTCTCACATTgcgttttttaattaaaaaaaattataatatatatattgacaggTAAAGAAGAATTTTACTTGTTGTTGATGTGTTCATGCATATGACTATggctatatattcatataatagtaCTGTAAAATTTTGCATAAGGGAGAGTGCCCTGTTAGTATTTGATTGGATACCAAACCTCAAAACTTTTGGTGATTACTTATTATgcaaacttgcaattaaaaaaggttgctgaatatttattggttatgttccgattatttaaattttacagcaATTGAAAAGACCGGATTAAAAATTGAGTTAATACccaattaaaattgaattttacaattattttacatgtcTCTTGCTTAGCAAACATTGTTTTAGATAGTATAAGacgaataaaatgtttttattttccta includes the following:
- the LOC121128109 gene encoding uncharacterized protein produces the protein MSMGGARHSLTAYTPQNLIPPDFALNDHISKKGLGIITAGIFLAGEMAGSGILALPAALKGTAGPIGLLLIIFFTINSAFSGTRLGLCWIMCEERYPHLRAQVRDPYPTIGEKAVGPWGRHVSTFMITLTLYGGGVVFLVLISQLLASLMVELFDIHISLCLWMVIITFFLTPITWMGTPKDFWPIAVGALLTTAAATYMIIAQGIIDSENFTTEREFSNPTPLGSFKAFSSIMFAFAGASTFPTIQADMKRRDKFHISAIMACAILFILYFPIAGIGYYSYGNDAEDNIVLSLSPGPMRYTIEILLLLHLISAFPIITNPPSQFFECLLNIEPHFNWKRCVFRTLVTFFLLFIAESIPSFGSILDFLGATSITALTFVFPPLFYMKLIDSSTNDKDWIQRRISIWERGYCWFLIIIGIIGGACATYTAVLNIVSDDFKMPCYLESLNVTAGDISH